From a region of the Tursiops truncatus isolate mTurTru1 chromosome 2, mTurTru1.mat.Y, whole genome shotgun sequence genome:
- the FOXB1 gene encoding forkhead box protein B1, whose protein sequence is MPRPGRNTYSDQKPPYSYISLTAMAIQSSPEKMLPLSEIYKFIMDRFPYYRENTQRWQNSLRHNLSFNDCFIKIPRRPDQPGKGSFWALHPSCGDMFENGSFLRRRKRFKVLKSDHLAPSKPADAAQYLQQQAKLRLSALAASGTHLPQMPAAAYNLGGVAQPSGFKHPFAIENIIAREYKMPGGLAFSAMQPVPAAYPLPNQLTTMGSSLGTGWPHVYGSAGMIDSATPISMASGDYSAYGVPLKPLCHAAGQTLPAIPVPIKPTPAAVPALPALPAPIPTLLSNSPPSLSPTSSQTATSQSSPATPSETLTSPASALHSVAVH, encoded by the coding sequence ATGCCTCGGCCCGGCCGCAACACGTACAGCGACCAGAAGCCGCCCTACTCGTATATCTCACTGACCGCCATGGCCATCCAGAGCTCGCCCGAAAAGATGCTGCCCTTGAGCGAGATCTACAAGTTCATCATGGACCGCTTCCCCTACTACCGGGAGAACACGCAGCGCTGGCAGAACAGCCTGCGCCACAACCTTTCCTTCAACGACTGCTTCATCAAGATACCGCGGCGGCCAGACCAGCCCGGCAAGGGCAGCTTCTGGGCGCTGCACCCCAGCTGCGGGGACATGTTCGAGAACGGCAGCTTCCTGAGGCGCCGCAAGCGCTTCAAGGTGCTCAAGTCGGACCACCTGGCGCCTAGCAAGCCCGCTGACGCGGCGCAGTACCTGCAGCAGCAGGCCAAGCTGCGCCTCAGCGCGCTGGCGGCCTCGGGCACGCACCTGCCGCAGATGCCCGCCGCCGCCTACAACCTGGGCGGCGTGGCGCAGCCCTCAGGCTTCAAGCATCCCTTCGCCATCGAGAATATCATCGCGCGCGAGTACAAGATGCCTGGGGGACTGGCCTTCTCCGCCATGCAGCCCGTGCCCGCCGCCTACCCGCTCCCCAACCAGTTGACTACCATGGGCAGCTCGCTGGGTACTGGCTGGCCACACGTGTACGGTTCGGCAGGCATGATCGATTCGGCCACCCCCATCTCCATGGCTAGTGGCGATTACAGCGCTTACGGCGTGCCGTTGAAGCCTCTGTGCCACGCAGCGGGCCAGACGCTGCCCGCCATCCCCGTGCCCATTAAGCCCACGCCGGCCGCAGTGCCCGCGCTGCCCGCACTGCCTGCGCCCATCCCCACCCTGCTCTCGAACTCGCCGCCCTCGCTCAGCCCCACGTCCTCTCAAACAGCCACCAGCCAAAGCAGCCCCGCCACTCCCAGCGAAACGCTCACCAGCCCGGCCTCCGCCCTGCACTCAGTGGCGGTGCACTGA